In Musa acuminata AAA Group cultivar baxijiao chromosome BXJ3-11, Cavendish_Baxijiao_AAA, whole genome shotgun sequence, one DNA window encodes the following:
- the LOC135652785 gene encoding glycolipid transfer protein 1-like, with product MEGTVFTASLEGIKHVKSENGVILTKPFLEVCKHILPVLDKFGTAMSLVKSDIGGNITRLETKYNSDPSKFEHLYSMVQIEIEAKTTKGSSSCTNGLLWLTRAMDFLVEIFSNMLEHPGWSMSQVCTDSYSTTLKKWHGWLASSSFTVAMKLAPDRKKFMDVIGGSGDVSADMEKFCTTFAPLLTENHKFLASVGLDDMKAS from the exons ATGGAAGGGACCGTGTTCACTGCCTCATTGGAAGGAATCAAGCATGTCAAGTCTGAGAATGGAGTAATTCTAACAAAACCTTTCCTTGAAGTGTGCAAGCACATCCTGCCAGTTTTAG ACAAGTTTGGAACAGCCATGTCACTTGTCAAATCTGATATAGGGGGTAACATAACG AGGCTTGAAACCAAGTATAATTCTGATCCATCAAAGTTTGAACATCTATACAGCATGGTGCAAATTGAAATTGAAGCTAAAACGACTAAAGGTTCTTCAAGCTGTACCAACGGGCTTCTATGGTTAACAAG GGCAATGGACTTTCTGGTGGAAATATTCAGTAACATGCTAGAGCATCCAGGCTGGAGTATGTCACAAGTTTGTACTGATTCCTACAGCACAACCTTAAAAAAATGGCATGGCTGGCTTGCCAGTTCTAGTTTCACG GTTGCTATGAAACTTGCTCCTGATAGGAAGAAATTTATGGACGTTATTGGTGGATCAGGTGATGTCAGTGCTGATATGGAAAAATTTTGTACAACCTTTGCCCCGCTCCTAACagagaaccacaagttcctc GCCAGTGTTGGTCTTGATGATATGAAGGCATCTTGA
- the LOC135586485 gene encoding CRIB domain-containing protein RIC5-like isoform X1 has product MGTKMKKGILKPLKYFSQIFDKEEADMQIGFPTDVKHVAHIGWDGPSVSSPSWMKEYHSAPLGSSCGEDGRESSPTESWGSQEFASGGMEDSSVRQAAGRSKPSSSAVEPSPDSPDLLPASTKPKHSRRHQSDGSMSGDSAEAPRRSRKPRKKEAAGPSDSPGQDMPAIPKQSHRKKNKGSSSTGGSVKSSKSKAPTSAPPAGEESNTKPSSEAAEEDYRVQ; this is encoded by the exons ATGGGCACAAAGATGAAGAAGGGTATCTTAAAGCCCCTGAAATATTTTTCCCAAATATTTG ACAAGGAGGAAGCTGACATGCAGATTGGGTTTCCAACTGATGTTAAACATGTGGCACACATAGGATGGGATGGACCCAGTGTTAGTTCCCCAAGCTGG ATGAAGGAGTACCATTCAGCACCACTAGGCTCTTCCTGTGGAGAAGATGGCAGGGAAAGCTCCCCCACAGAGTCATGGGGCTCTCAAG AGTTTGCAAGCGGAGGGATGGAAGACTCATCAGTTCGACAAGCGGCGGGGCGCTCAAAGCCCAGCTCTTCTGCAGTCGAGCCATCTCCCGACTCCCCCGACTTGCTCCCTGCGTCCACCAAACCCAAGCATTCAAGACGGCACCAATCGGATGGAAGCATGTCGGGCGACTCCGCCGAAGCGCCGCGGCGCAGCCGGAAGCCACGCAAGAAGGAAGCGGCCGGGCCGTCGGACTCACCGGGGCAAGACATGCCAGCCATCCCCAAGCAGTCACACCGGAAGAAAAACAAGGGCTCTTCGAGCACCGGGGGCTCGGTGAAGAGCTCCAAGTCGAAGGCCCCAACGTCGGCGCCGCCCGCAGGTGAGGAGAGCAACACCAAGCCGTCATCAGAGGCGGCAGAGGAGGACTACAGGGTGCAGTGA
- the LOC135586485 gene encoding CRIB domain-containing protein RIC5-like isoform X2, which yields MGTKMKKGILKPLKYFSQIFDKEEADMQIGFPTDVKHVAHIGWDGPSMKEYHSAPLGSSCGEDGRESSPTESWGSQEFASGGMEDSSVRQAAGRSKPSSSAVEPSPDSPDLLPASTKPKHSRRHQSDGSMSGDSAEAPRRSRKPRKKEAAGPSDSPGQDMPAIPKQSHRKKNKGSSSTGGSVKSSKSKAPTSAPPAGEESNTKPSSEAAEEDYRVQ from the exons ATGGGCACAAAGATGAAGAAGGGTATCTTAAAGCCCCTGAAATATTTTTCCCAAATATTTG ACAAGGAGGAAGCTGACATGCAGATTGGGTTTCCAACTGATGTTAAACATGTGGCACACATAGGATGGGATGGACCCAGT ATGAAGGAGTACCATTCAGCACCACTAGGCTCTTCCTGTGGAGAAGATGGCAGGGAAAGCTCCCCCACAGAGTCATGGGGCTCTCAAG AGTTTGCAAGCGGAGGGATGGAAGACTCATCAGTTCGACAAGCGGCGGGGCGCTCAAAGCCCAGCTCTTCTGCAGTCGAGCCATCTCCCGACTCCCCCGACTTGCTCCCTGCGTCCACCAAACCCAAGCATTCAAGACGGCACCAATCGGATGGAAGCATGTCGGGCGACTCCGCCGAAGCGCCGCGGCGCAGCCGGAAGCCACGCAAGAAGGAAGCGGCCGGGCCGTCGGACTCACCGGGGCAAGACATGCCAGCCATCCCCAAGCAGTCACACCGGAAGAAAAACAAGGGCTCTTCGAGCACCGGGGGCTCGGTGAAGAGCTCCAAGTCGAAGGCCCCAACGTCGGCGCCGCCCGCAGGTGAGGAGAGCAACACCAAGCCGTCATCAGAGGCGGCAGAGGAGGACTACAGGGTGCAGTGA